In one Halictus rubicundus isolate RS-2024b unplaced genomic scaffold, iyHalRubi1_principal scaffold0085, whole genome shotgun sequence genomic region, the following are encoded:
- the LOC143363664 gene encoding uncharacterized protein LOC143363664, whose product MREAIRKLDVKAQQEYVRQNGTEWRFNPPAAPHMGGAWERLVRSVKTALNVVLKEQAPKEETLLTLLAEVEHTINSRPLTHVSLDPRDQEALTPNHFLIGCSSGRIAFERFHEQSTCPRKQWQIAQHLADCFWKRWLREYLPTLLPRKKWLKKTDGLKIGDVVLIADYQSPRNQWIKGVIKELLPGSDNQVRVVRIQTAGGIREFS is encoded by the coding sequence ATGCGAGAGGCGATACGAAAGCTGGATGTCAAAGCGCAACAAGAGTACGTCCGTCAGAATGGAACCGAGTGGCGTTTCAACCCGCCAGCGGCTCCCCATATGGGCGGAGCCTGGGAACGCTTAGTGCGATCTGTGAAAACGGCGTTGAACGTAGTTTTGAAAGAACAGGCGCCTAAAGAAGAAACGTTGTTGACGCTTCTTGCAGAGGTCGAGCACACCATCAACTCACGACCACTCACCCACGTGTCACTCGACCCTCGCGATCAGGAAGCGTTAACCCCAAACCATTTTTTAATAGGCTGCTCTTCTGGTCGCATAGCCTTCGAAAGGTTCCATGAGCAAAGTACTTGCCCAAGAAAACAATGGCAAATTGCCCAACATTTAGCCGACTGTTTCTGGAAACGTTGGCTACGGGAATATTTGCCCACCTTGCTGCCACGGAAGAAGTGGCTTAAGAAAACGGACGGCCTGAAAATCGGCGATGTCGTCTTAATTGCGGACTATCAATCTCCAAGGAATCAATGGATAAAAGGAGTGATAAAAGAATTACTGCCTGGGTCCGATAACCAAGTGCGCGTGGTCAGGATCCAGACGGCAGGTGGCA